The proteins below are encoded in one region of Tomitella fengzijianii:
- a CDS encoding protein kinase family protein, whose protein sequence is MDEVVEAAQELLKRRTGAAVRLVDATDLGGGGDTVVLRVRVAENPFSLPRTLVLKQVLGGNRQLADGQIDESFRREAVSYQFCNSLSAAHRPGPELVAYDLDARLLVLSDLGDAPAMGELLARRDTSEVTHSLMALAQSLGRMHSSTYGREEDYTTLLHRTAGVDEAHPLNAQAARAVDEVPSMLQDILAVAVPEDVRATAASGRELFDGGRFRAFSTADLCPDNILVNEGGVKFLDYEWGGFRDATLDISYALASFPTCLCALELSQDQVEEMVEAWRAEVVSVFPQLRDDSVLYSRLLAAMLVWLWLSTWLFLDPSGPDMHVDEDAESWLRQHELAVGRRPALRRRWAILAAFADNLGDAAVGDHARAVLGALEE, encoded by the coding sequence GTGGACGAGGTGGTGGAGGCGGCCCAGGAGCTGCTCAAGCGGCGCACAGGCGCCGCAGTACGTCTGGTGGACGCGACGGACCTCGGCGGCGGTGGAGACACCGTCGTGCTGCGGGTGCGCGTGGCGGAGAATCCGTTCTCGCTGCCGCGGACGCTGGTGCTCAAGCAGGTCCTGGGCGGCAACCGGCAACTGGCGGACGGTCAGATCGACGAGTCCTTCCGGCGCGAGGCGGTCTCCTACCAGTTCTGCAATTCGCTGTCCGCCGCGCACCGCCCGGGCCCGGAGCTGGTCGCCTACGACCTGGACGCGCGCCTGCTGGTGCTCTCCGACCTGGGCGACGCCCCCGCGATGGGCGAATTGCTCGCCCGCCGTGACACGTCGGAGGTGACGCATTCGCTGATGGCGCTCGCGCAGTCGCTGGGCCGGATGCATTCCAGCACGTACGGCCGCGAGGAGGACTACACGACGCTGCTGCACCGCACCGCGGGCGTCGACGAGGCTCACCCGCTGAACGCGCAGGCGGCGCGCGCGGTGGACGAGGTGCCCTCGATGCTGCAGGACATACTCGCCGTCGCGGTGCCCGAGGACGTGCGGGCCACCGCAGCCAGTGGCCGGGAGCTGTTCGACGGCGGGCGCTTCCGGGCGTTCAGCACCGCGGACCTGTGCCCGGACAACATCCTCGTCAACGAGGGCGGGGTGAAGTTCCTCGACTACGAGTGGGGCGGGTTCCGCGACGCCACCCTGGACATCAGCTACGCGCTGGCGTCGTTCCCCACGTGCCTGTGCGCGCTGGAACTCAGCCAGGACCAGGTGGAGGAGATGGTGGAGGCGTGGCGCGCGGAGGTCGTCTCCGTGTTCCCGCAGCTCCGCGACGACTCGGTCCTGTACTCGCGGCTGCTGGCGGCGATGCTCGTGTGGCTGTGGCTGAGCACGTGGCTGTTCCTCGACCCCTCCGGCCCGGACATGCACGTCGACGAGGACGCCGAGTCGTGGCTGCGCCAGCATGAACTCGCTGTGGGCCGGCGGCCCGCGCTGCGCCGCCGGTGGGCGATCCTGGCGGCGTTCGCCGACAACCTCGGCGATGCCGCCGTCGGCGACCACGCCCGCGCCGTGCTGGGGGCGCTCGAAGAGTGA
- the aspS gene encoding aspartate--tRNA ligase produces the protein MLRTHEAGSLRAEHADSTVTLTGWVARRRDHGGVIFIDLRDSSGVAQVVFRESAVAEAAHRLRSEFCVKVTGRVEIRPEGNENPELPTGAIEVNASALEVLSEAAALPFQLDDNPGEEARLRYRYLDLRREGPGAALRLRSKVNAAARRVLESHDFVEIETPTMTRSTPEGARDFLVPARLRPGTFYALPQSPQLFKQLLMVAGMERYYQIARCYRDEDFRADRQPEFTQLDVEMSFVDQEDVIALAEQILAGLWAVKGITLDAPFPRLTYVESMRRYGSDKPDLRFDIELVECADYFKDTTFRVFQSEYVGAVVMPGGAGQPRRQLDAWQEWAKQRGAKGLAYVLVQEDGTLGGPVAKNITEAERAGLAAHVGAAPGDCIFFAAGATKPMRALLGAARGEIARKLDLIDPDAWAFVWVVDAPMFEPASDATAEGDVALGHSAWTAVHHAFTSPKPEFLDSFDTDPGSALAYAYDIVCNGNEIGGGSIRIHRKDIQERVFAVMGIGEEEAREKFGFLLDAFSYGAPPHGGIAFGWDRITALLAGVDSIREVIAFPKSGGGVDPLTDAPAPITAEQRAESGIDYEPEDESADPGSADRGSDAAGA, from the coding sequence GTGCTGCGCACCCACGAGGCCGGTTCCCTGCGAGCCGAGCACGCCGATTCGACCGTCACGCTCACCGGCTGGGTGGCGCGTCGCCGTGACCACGGCGGCGTGATCTTCATCGACCTGCGCGATTCCTCCGGCGTGGCCCAGGTGGTGTTCCGCGAGAGCGCGGTGGCGGAGGCGGCGCACCGCCTGCGTTCGGAGTTCTGCGTGAAGGTCACCGGCAGGGTGGAGATCCGCCCCGAGGGCAACGAGAACCCGGAGCTGCCCACCGGCGCCATCGAGGTCAACGCCTCCGCACTCGAGGTGCTCTCGGAAGCGGCCGCGCTGCCGTTCCAGCTCGACGACAACCCGGGCGAGGAGGCGCGCCTGCGCTACCGCTACCTGGACCTGCGCCGCGAGGGCCCGGGCGCGGCGCTGCGCCTGCGCTCCAAGGTCAACGCCGCGGCACGCCGGGTGCTCGAGAGCCACGACTTCGTCGAGATCGAGACGCCGACCATGACGCGCTCCACCCCCGAGGGCGCCCGCGACTTCCTGGTGCCGGCACGGCTGCGCCCCGGCACCTTCTACGCGCTGCCGCAGAGCCCCCAGCTGTTCAAGCAGCTGCTCATGGTCGCGGGTATGGAGCGGTACTACCAGATCGCCCGGTGCTACCGCGACGAGGACTTCCGCGCCGACCGCCAGCCCGAGTTCACCCAGCTCGACGTCGAGATGAGCTTCGTCGACCAGGAGGACGTGATCGCCCTGGCCGAGCAGATCCTCGCCGGGCTGTGGGCGGTCAAGGGGATCACGCTCGACGCCCCGTTCCCGCGGCTGACCTACGTCGAGTCCATGCGCCGCTACGGATCCGACAAGCCTGATCTGCGTTTCGACATCGAGCTGGTCGAGTGCGCCGACTACTTCAAGGACACCACCTTCCGCGTGTTCCAGTCGGAGTACGTGGGCGCCGTGGTGATGCCGGGCGGTGCGGGCCAGCCCCGCCGCCAGCTCGACGCGTGGCAGGAGTGGGCCAAGCAGCGCGGCGCCAAGGGGCTGGCCTACGTGCTGGTGCAGGAGGACGGGACCCTGGGCGGCCCGGTCGCCAAGAACATCACCGAGGCCGAGCGTGCGGGGCTGGCGGCCCACGTCGGCGCCGCGCCCGGGGACTGCATCTTCTTCGCCGCCGGCGCCACCAAGCCGATGCGCGCGCTGCTGGGCGCTGCACGCGGCGAGATCGCCCGCAAGCTCGACCTGATCGACCCGGACGCCTGGGCGTTCGTGTGGGTGGTCGACGCGCCGATGTTCGAGCCCGCGTCCGACGCGACCGCAGAGGGTGACGTGGCGCTGGGCCACAGCGCCTGGACCGCGGTGCACCACGCGTTCACCTCGCCCAAGCCGGAGTTCCTGGACAGCTTCGACACGGACCCGGGTTCGGCGCTGGCCTACGCCTACGACATCGTCTGCAACGGCAACGAGATCGGCGGCGGCTCCATCCGCATCCACCGCAAGGACATCCAGGAGAGGGTGTTCGCGGTGATGGGCATCGGCGAGGAGGAGGCCAGGGAGAAGTTCGGTTTCCTGCTCGACGCGTTCTCCTACGGCGCACCCCCGCACGGCGGCATCGCCTTCGGCTGGGACCGGATCACCGCGCTGCTGGCCGGTGTCGACTCGATCCGCGAGGTCATCGCGTTCCCCAAGTCGGGCGGCGGGGTGGATCCGCTCACCGACGCACCTGCGCCGATCACCGCCGAGCAGCGCGCGGAGTCCGGCATCGACTACGAGCCGGAGGACGAGTCCGCTGACCCGGGGTCCGCCGACCGGGGATCCGACGCCGCCGGGGCGTGA
- a CDS encoding MOSC domain-containing protein, with protein sequence MSSADEHLRVTEIWRYPVKSLGGERLTSAQVHRDGLAGDHRWAIVDESNGTVASAKRTRVWGALLQCSARLDPGADPADPAALRITTPDGAESAGDDPATLARLSELCGRPLRLQYSSAVPPGGMTMEMEWAPETHEGMEKAIEYSSARAAQDAGSSVPVGAVPTGGGRGRYYDLAPVHIVTTSSVRRLIDDDTPIRAAVRRFRPNIVVGGDDWDDGYVEDTWLGGPIEAGALGLTPTIPVGRCVMVTLQHGTVERDRTALRRIAARHRRDVGYGTAPAPALGIYADVHRPATVEVGDAVRVGG encoded by the coding sequence ATGAGTTCAGCGGACGAGCACCTGCGGGTCACGGAGATCTGGCGGTACCCCGTCAAATCGCTCGGCGGCGAGCGGCTCACCAGCGCGCAGGTGCACCGGGACGGGCTCGCGGGCGATCACCGGTGGGCCATCGTCGACGAATCCAACGGGACGGTGGCGAGCGCCAAGCGCACCCGGGTGTGGGGCGCGCTGCTGCAGTGCTCCGCACGCCTGGACCCCGGCGCCGACCCTGCCGACCCGGCCGCCCTGCGCATCACCACGCCCGACGGCGCCGAGTCTGCGGGCGACGACCCGGCCACCCTCGCCCGGCTCTCCGAGCTCTGCGGCCGCCCGCTGCGGCTGCAGTATTCGTCCGCCGTTCCGCCCGGCGGGATGACGATGGAGATGGAGTGGGCGCCCGAGACGCATGAGGGCATGGAGAAGGCCATCGAGTACTCGTCGGCCCGGGCCGCGCAGGACGCGGGATCCTCGGTCCCCGTGGGCGCCGTGCCCACCGGCGGCGGCCGCGGCCGGTACTACGACCTCGCACCCGTGCACATCGTCACCACCTCGAGCGTGCGCCGGCTGATCGACGACGACACCCCGATCCGGGCCGCGGTGCGCAGGTTCCGCCCCAACATCGTGGTGGGCGGCGACGACTGGGACGACGGCTATGTGGAGGACACCTGGCTGGGCGGCCCGATCGAGGCGGGCGCGCTGGGACTCACCCCGACGATCCCCGTCGGCCGGTGCGTCATGGTGACCCTGCAGCACGGCACCGTCGAGCGCGACCGGACCGCGCTGCGCCGGATCGCGGCCCGGCACCGGCGCGACGTCGGCTACGGCACCGCTCCCGCCCCTGCGCTCGGGATCTACGCCGACGTGCACCGGCCGGCGACGGTGGAGGTCGGCGATGCGGTGCGGGTCGGGGGGTGA
- a CDS encoding pyruvate dehydrogenase, with amino-acid sequence MARTVADQLVQSLVDAGVRRIYGIVGDSLNPVVDAVRRTGGAAHGGIDWVHVRHEEAAAFAASAEAQTTGRLAVCAGSCGPGNLHLINGLYDAHRSGAPVLAIASHIPSTEIGRGYFQETHPDRLFVECSLYCELVSTTDQAPHLFRAAIQAASADDGVAVVTLPGDIASQPATAPLPPVALPFPSTLVPDDDAVRMLADAVNSAEKVAIFAGYGARDAHDEVVALADALGAPVGHSLRGKDFIQYDNPFDVGMTGLLGYGAAHAGIHDADLLILLGTDFPYSQFLPDDVATAQVDTCASVIGRRTPVQFPVHGDVGATVRALLPRIRRKTDRGYLERWRKRHDAIMTKSVGAYTQDVEHLVPIHPEYVASILDEVAADDAVFSADTGMCNVWAARYLTPNGRRRFLASSLHGSMANALPHCIGVQLAHPGRQVVSISGDGGLSMLLSELITVGAYRIPVKIVVFDNSTLGMVKAEMLVDGLPDFGVDVPQVDFRGIAAAAGIDARRVDKPEDVHGALEHAMAVDGPALVQVITDPRALSMPPTVTGAQIKGFALAMSKVVVGGGMGEAVSLARSNLRNIPRP; translated from the coding sequence ATGGCCAGGACAGTCGCAGACCAGCTCGTGCAGTCCCTCGTCGACGCGGGTGTGCGCCGCATCTACGGCATCGTCGGCGACAGCCTCAACCCCGTCGTCGACGCGGTGCGGCGCACCGGGGGCGCGGCGCACGGCGGGATCGATTGGGTGCACGTGCGCCACGAGGAGGCGGCGGCGTTCGCGGCATCGGCCGAGGCGCAGACGACGGGCCGGCTGGCGGTGTGCGCCGGCTCGTGCGGGCCGGGCAATCTGCACCTGATCAACGGGCTCTACGACGCGCACCGCTCCGGCGCCCCCGTCCTGGCCATCGCCTCGCACATCCCCAGCACCGAGATCGGGCGCGGGTACTTCCAGGAGACCCACCCGGACCGGCTCTTCGTCGAGTGCTCGCTGTACTGCGAGCTCGTTTCCACCACCGATCAGGCGCCGCACCTGTTCCGCGCGGCCATCCAGGCGGCCTCGGCCGACGACGGCGTGGCGGTGGTGACGCTGCCCGGCGACATCGCCTCGCAGCCGGCCACGGCGCCGCTGCCGCCGGTCGCCCTGCCGTTCCCCTCCACCCTGGTGCCGGACGACGACGCCGTGCGCATGCTCGCCGACGCCGTGAATTCGGCGGAGAAGGTCGCGATCTTCGCCGGCTACGGCGCCCGCGACGCGCACGACGAGGTGGTGGCGCTCGCCGACGCCCTGGGCGCGCCGGTGGGACACTCGCTGCGCGGCAAGGACTTCATCCAGTACGACAACCCGTTCGACGTGGGCATGACGGGGCTGCTGGGCTACGGCGCCGCGCACGCCGGCATCCACGACGCCGACCTGCTGATCCTGCTCGGCACCGACTTCCCCTATTCGCAGTTCCTGCCCGACGACGTCGCCACCGCCCAGGTGGACACCTGCGCCTCGGTGATCGGGCGGCGCACCCCGGTGCAGTTCCCCGTGCACGGCGATGTGGGGGCCACCGTGCGGGCGCTGCTGCCGCGGATCCGCCGCAAGACCGACCGCGGCTACCTGGAGCGCTGGCGCAAGCGGCACGACGCGATCATGACGAAGTCCGTCGGCGCCTACACGCAGGACGTCGAGCATCTCGTGCCGATCCACCCCGAGTACGTGGCCTCGATCCTCGACGAGGTGGCCGCCGACGACGCGGTCTTCTCCGCGGACACGGGCATGTGCAACGTGTGGGCCGCGCGCTACCTCACCCCCAACGGGCGGCGGCGGTTCCTCGCATCGTCGCTGCACGGTTCAATGGCCAACGCGCTGCCGCACTGCATCGGCGTGCAGCTGGCGCACCCCGGCCGTCAGGTGGTGTCGATCTCCGGCGACGGCGGGCTGTCGATGCTGCTGTCCGAGCTGATCACCGTGGGCGCGTACCGCATCCCAGTCAAGATCGTCGTGTTCGACAATTCCACGCTGGGCATGGTCAAGGCGGAGATGCTGGTGGACGGGTTGCCGGACTTCGGTGTGGACGTGCCGCAGGTGGATTTCCGGGGCATCGCCGCGGCGGCCGGCATCGACGCGCGGCGCGTGGACAAGCCGGAGGACGTGCACGGCGCGCTCGAACACGCGATGGCCGTCGACGGCCCGGCGCTGGTGCAGGTGATCACCGATCCGCGGGCCCTGTCGATGCCGCCCACTGTCACCGGCGCACAGATCAAGGGGTTCGCGCTGGCGATGTCCAAGGTGGTCGTCGGCGGGGGCATGGGCGAGGCCGTCAGCCTGGCCCGGTCCAACCTGCGCAACATCCCCCGGCCCTGA
- a CDS encoding dihydroxyacetone kinase family protein, with translation MAHSQFVNSPRSFVADAIRGLVAATDDLAWHPDPGYLTRRAPLTPGRVAVLSGGGSGHEPMHAGFIGRGMLAGACPGLVFTSPNALQIDAATRAVDAGAGVVHVVKNYTGDVLNFRIAADLAREHGVAVEHVLVADDVASDKGTDESGEAVGPGMRGTAATIAVEKVCGASAARGDELAAVAALGRRVADGARSMAVALRPCTLPGAEEPSFDLPEGQIEIGIGIHGERGTERRDAMRAHELVPLLADRVLDALPPADDDRLIAIVNGLGATHPLELQLLYGELHEHLAHRGLVVARAIVGSFTTALDMAGASITLIRCDDEILELWDADTDAPAWPNAPSRRVHTAGSAGAAAPPSGGGAAPGDESAGGASATDGPDVRPTGFGAVGEWLGAWAGRVIDEEPALTRLDRQAGDGDFGTNMVAALDTLDLDALRTASSPERAFTAVSDAYLGHAGGTSGALFGVWFRRLAGAAGATAGSGPAGFTVADLARGARSGLDAITALGGAQPGDKTMIDALDPAVRALEEGVGNASSPATVLSSAADAAARGAESTAGITARRGRASYIGEAARGVIDPGALVMAWLFEEAARAA, from the coding sequence ATGGCCCATTCGCAGTTCGTCAACAGCCCCAGGTCCTTCGTCGCCGACGCGATCCGCGGTCTCGTGGCCGCCACTGACGACCTGGCCTGGCACCCCGACCCCGGATACCTGACGCGCCGGGCCCCTCTCACACCCGGCCGGGTCGCTGTGCTCTCCGGCGGCGGGTCGGGGCATGAGCCGATGCACGCGGGCTTCATCGGGCGCGGCATGCTCGCCGGCGCGTGCCCGGGCCTGGTGTTCACGTCGCCGAACGCGCTGCAGATCGACGCGGCGACCCGCGCGGTGGACGCCGGCGCCGGGGTGGTGCACGTGGTGAAGAACTACACCGGCGACGTGCTCAACTTCCGCATCGCCGCCGACCTGGCCCGCGAGCACGGCGTCGCCGTCGAACACGTGCTGGTGGCCGACGACGTGGCCAGCGACAAGGGCACCGACGAGTCGGGGGAGGCCGTCGGACCGGGCATGCGGGGCACCGCGGCGACCATCGCCGTGGAGAAGGTCTGCGGGGCATCGGCCGCGCGGGGCGACGAGCTGGCCGCCGTGGCGGCGCTGGGCCGGCGGGTGGCGGACGGCGCGCGCAGCATGGCGGTGGCCCTGCGACCGTGCACGCTGCCCGGCGCGGAGGAACCGTCGTTCGACCTGCCGGAGGGACAGATCGAGATCGGCATCGGCATCCACGGCGAACGGGGCACCGAACGCCGCGACGCGATGCGCGCGCACGAGCTGGTGCCGTTGCTCGCGGACCGAGTGCTCGACGCGCTGCCGCCCGCGGACGACGACAGGCTGATCGCGATCGTCAATGGCCTCGGCGCCACGCACCCGCTGGAGCTGCAGCTGCTCTACGGCGAGCTGCACGAACACCTTGCGCACCGCGGGCTGGTCGTCGCGCGCGCGATCGTCGGCTCGTTCACCACCGCGCTGGACATGGCGGGCGCGTCGATCACGCTGATCCGCTGCGACGACGAGATCCTGGAACTGTGGGACGCGGACACCGACGCACCCGCCTGGCCCAACGCGCCCTCGCGCCGCGTGCACACCGCCGGTTCCGCTGGCGCCGCCGCGCCCCCCTCGGGCGGGGGTGCGGCCCCGGGCGACGAGTCGGCCGGCGGCGCATCGGCGACCGACGGCCCGGACGTCCGGCCGACCGGCTTCGGGGCCGTCGGGGAGTGGCTCGGCGCCTGGGCTGGCCGGGTCATCGACGAGGAGCCGGCGCTCACCCGTCTGGACCGGCAGGCGGGTGACGGCGACTTCGGCACCAACATGGTCGCGGCGCTCGACACCCTCGACCTCGACGCGCTGCGCACCGCGTCCTCGCCGGAGCGGGCCTTCACCGCGGTCTCGGACGCGTATCTGGGCCACGCGGGCGGCACGTCGGGCGCCCTGTTCGGCGTGTGGTTCCGCCGGCTCGCCGGCGCCGCCGGGGCTACTGCCGGGTCCGGACCCGCCGGGTTCACCGTCGCGGACCTCGCCCGCGGCGCGCGCTCAGGGCTCGACGCCATCACGGCGCTCGGCGGCGCGCAGCCCGGCGACAAGACGATGATCGACGCGCTCGACCCGGCGGTGCGGGCCCTCGAAGAGGGAGTGGGGAACGCGTCCTCCCCGGCCACGGTTCTCTCCTCGGCGGCGGATGCGGCGGCGCGCGGGGCGGAATCCACCGCGGGGATCACCGCCCGGCGCGGGCGCGCCAGCTACATCGGCGAGGCCGCCCGCGGCGTCATCGACCCGGGCGCCCTGGTCATGGCGTGGCTGTTCGAGGAGGCGGCGCGGGCGGCATGA
- a CDS encoding VOC family protein, whose amino-acid sequence MEVLSGRILLRPSDLSASQSFYRDTLGLAVAREFGPPAHPGVVFFLGGALLEVSGGGPAGARAGMELWMQVRDVEAEHARLAAAGVTVLREPRTEPWGLIEMWIADPDGVRIAVVQIPEDHPLRRDVRSS is encoded by the coding sequence ATGGAGGTACTCAGCGGAAGGATCCTGCTGCGGCCGTCGGACCTGTCCGCGTCGCAGTCGTTCTATCGGGACACGCTCGGCCTGGCGGTCGCCCGCGAGTTCGGGCCGCCCGCACATCCGGGGGTCGTGTTCTTCCTCGGCGGCGCGCTGCTGGAGGTTTCGGGGGGTGGGCCGGCGGGCGCGCGTGCGGGCATGGAGTTGTGGATGCAGGTCCGCGACGTCGAGGCCGAACATGCCCGCCTGGCCGCGGCCGGGGTGACGGTCCTGCGCGAGCCGCGCACCGAGCCATGGGGGCTGATCGAAATGTGGATCGCCGACCCGGACGGGGTGCGCATCGCTGTCGTGCAGATCCCGGAGGACCACCCACTGCGGCGCGACGTCAGAAGCTCCTGA
- a CDS encoding AMP-binding protein yields MGTGKTDAGRTNAAATFAEVVRSRADDDSTGLLFEDRSWTWREVVQEGADRAALLDSAVPAAPGGRQVHVGVLLENVPDFVFWLCAASLSGAVVVGINASRSGPELAQDIRHADIDVIVTEDRLAHLITGTGHGVPGHLVFNVDRDDYAAALAPHRGAPLPAESAAPEHMALLLFSSGSTGAPKAVIVGQGRLGRLADALIERVELRPDSVTYLCMPLFHGNAVMMNLATAMRVGATVGMARKFSASGFSADIHRFGATFVNYVGRALSYVLSTPEDPRDQASTLELAYGTEASEADAQRFARRFGCTVREGYGLSEGVFRIGRTPETPAGALGLPASGVDVRILDESSGRECPRARFDESGRLLDSGAIGEIVAVGLAHTFEGYYKNPGAMAERVRGADFWSGDLGYRDADGYFYFAGRSSDRLRVDSENFSAAPVERMVQRMPGIASAPVFAVPDPRTGDRVMCAVEMAEGRAFDAEAFGGFLSAQPEMSAKWWPTYVRIIDRTPLTGSGKVNKGPLRASAWNTVDPVYVRVDRTDRYVPLDAEGRDAIEEEFRRHGRVALLPAPA; encoded by the coding sequence TTGGGTACTGGGAAGACCGACGCCGGACGGACGAACGCCGCGGCGACGTTCGCCGAGGTGGTGCGCTCGCGCGCGGACGACGACAGCACGGGCCTGCTCTTCGAGGATCGCTCGTGGACGTGGCGCGAGGTGGTGCAGGAGGGCGCGGACCGCGCGGCACTGCTGGATTCGGCGGTCCCCGCCGCGCCCGGAGGACGACAGGTGCACGTGGGCGTGCTGCTGGAGAACGTGCCCGATTTCGTCTTCTGGCTGTGCGCGGCGTCGCTGTCCGGGGCCGTGGTCGTCGGCATCAACGCCAGCCGCAGCGGACCCGAACTCGCGCAGGACATCCGGCACGCGGACATCGACGTGATCGTCACTGAAGACCGCCTCGCGCATCTGATCACCGGCACCGGCCACGGGGTGCCCGGGCACCTGGTGTTCAACGTCGACCGCGACGACTACGCGGCGGCGCTCGCCCCGCATCGCGGCGCACCCCTGCCGGCGGAGTCGGCCGCGCCCGAACACATGGCGCTGCTGCTGTTCAGCTCCGGATCCACCGGTGCGCCCAAGGCCGTGATCGTGGGCCAGGGCCGCCTGGGCCGGCTCGCCGACGCGCTGATCGAGCGGGTCGAGCTGCGTCCGGATTCCGTCACCTACCTGTGCATGCCGCTGTTCCACGGCAATGCCGTCATGATGAACCTGGCCACGGCCATGCGGGTGGGCGCCACCGTGGGCATGGCCCGCAAATTCTCCGCCAGCGGCTTCTCCGCCGACATCCACCGCTTCGGCGCCACGTTCGTCAACTATGTGGGCCGCGCCCTGTCCTACGTGCTCAGCACGCCGGAGGATCCGCGTGACCAGGCGAGCACCCTGGAGCTGGCCTACGGCACCGAGGCGTCGGAGGCCGACGCGCAGCGGTTCGCCCGGCGTTTCGGCTGCACGGTCCGCGAGGGGTACGGCCTGTCCGAGGGCGTGTTCCGCATCGGGCGCACCCCGGAAACCCCTGCCGGCGCACTCGGTCTGCCCGCGTCGGGTGTCGACGTGCGGATCCTCGACGAGTCGTCGGGGCGGGAATGCCCGCGTGCACGGTTCGACGAGTCGGGTCGCCTGCTCGACTCCGGCGCGATCGGCGAGATCGTCGCCGTCGGCCTCGCCCACACCTTCGAGGGCTACTACAAGAACCCGGGGGCGATGGCGGAGCGGGTGCGCGGCGCCGACTTCTGGTCCGGCGACCTCGGCTACCGCGACGCCGACGGATACTTCTATTTCGCCGGCCGGTCGTCGGACAGGCTGCGCGTCGACAGCGAGAACTTCTCCGCCGCCCCCGTGGAGCGCATGGTCCAGCGGATGCCGGGCATCGCGTCCGCGCCGGTGTTCGCCGTGCCGGACCCGCGCACCGGCGACCGGGTGATGTGCGCCGTGGAGATGGCGGAGGGGCGGGCGTTCGACGCGGAGGCGTTCGGCGGCTTCCTGTCCGCCCAGCCGGAGATGAGCGCCAAGTGGTGGCCGACCTACGTGCGGATCATCGACCGCACCCCGCTCACCGGTAGCGGCAAGGTGAACAAGGGGCCGCTGCGCGCCTCGGCCTGGAACACCGTCGACCCCGTCTACGTCCGGGTGGACCGGACCGACCGCTACGTCCCGCTGGACGCGGAGGGCCGCGACGCCATCGAAGAGGAGTTCCGCCGGCACGGCCGCGTGGCGCTGCTGCCCGCCCCGGCCTGA
- a CDS encoding Na/Pi symporter, whose amino-acid sequence MADETPARQGTTQAPPAAPAPSQAPTTPPVPGRRATVTRWLGVAAMLYLLVCAIGVIGDGFNGLGAGTAENLFDFATNPIIGLFVGILVTAIIQSSSTTTTLVVTAVGTGMMPVSVAIPMIMGANVGTSVTNTLASLGHVGDKAEFRRAFAASTVHDFFNLIAVAILLPLEMIFHPLERLSETLAGFAYGTVLPDPDNADVIGAVSSPVVDALGMQGALSVFGGGTASAVATIVLGVALIFLAVRYMGKLLQVLMVGKAKSVLERTVGGNPLVAMGAGMGVTAVVQSSSVTTSMLVPFAGSGSLTTRQIYPLTLGANIGTTVTALLAAFAVTGGDAQLALQAAFVHLLFNVVGILVIYGLPFLRWLPVRCAEVLAAVATEHKTIAAAWVITVFLAIPAAGIFIHTLF is encoded by the coding sequence ATGGCGGATGAGACTCCCGCCCGGCAGGGCACGACGCAGGCACCGCCGGCCGCGCCTGCTCCGTCGCAGGCCCCCACCACGCCACCGGTTCCCGGCCGCAGGGCCACCGTCACCCGCTGGCTGGGCGTGGCCGCAATGCTCTACCTGCTGGTGTGCGCGATCGGCGTCATCGGCGACGGCTTCAACGGACTCGGCGCCGGCACTGCGGAGAACCTGTTCGACTTCGCCACCAACCCGATCATCGGGCTGTTCGTCGGCATCCTCGTCACCGCGATCATCCAGTCGTCCTCCACCACCACGACCCTCGTCGTCACCGCGGTGGGCACGGGGATGATGCCGGTGTCGGTCGCCATCCCGATGATCATGGGCGCCAACGTGGGCACCTCGGTGACCAACACCCTCGCCTCGCTGGGGCACGTGGGCGACAAGGCCGAGTTCCGCCGCGCATTCGCCGCGTCGACGGTGCACGACTTCTTCAACCTCATCGCGGTCGCCATCCTGCTTCCGCTGGAGATGATCTTCCACCCGCTCGAGCGGCTCTCCGAGACGCTGGCCGGCTTCGCGTACGGCACCGTGCTGCCGGACCCGGACAACGCCGACGTCATCGGCGCCGTCTCCAGCCCCGTGGTGGACGCCCTGGGCATGCAGGGCGCGCTGAGCGTCTTCGGCGGCGGCACAGCCAGCGCCGTGGCGACCATCGTGCTGGGCGTCGCGCTGATCTTCCTCGCGGTCCGCTACATGGGCAAGCTGCTGCAGGTGCTGATGGTGGGCAAGGCCAAGTCGGTCCTCGAGCGCACCGTCGGCGGGAACCCCCTGGTCGCGATGGGCGCCGGCATGGGCGTCACCGCGGTGGTCCAGTCGTCCTCGGTGACCACCTCGATGCTCGTTCCGTTCGCCGGGTCGGGTTCGCTCACCACCAGGCAGATCTACCCGCTCACGCTCGGCGCGAACATCGGCACCACCGTGACGGCGCTCCTGGCGGCGTTCGCCGTCACGGGGGGCGACGCGCAGTTGGCGCTCCAGGCGGCATTCGTGCACCTGCTGTTCAACGTCGTCGGCATCCTCGTCATCTACGGACTGCCGTTCCTCCGGTGGTTGCCGGTGCGCTGCGCCGAGGTCCTGGCCGCGGTGGCCACCGAGCACAAGACCATCGCGGCGGCATGGGTGATCACGGTGTTCCTCGCCATCCCCGCCGCCGGAATCTTCATCCACACGCTGTTCTGA